In the genome of Croceimicrobium hydrocarbonivorans, one region contains:
- a CDS encoding (4Fe-4S)-binding protein, whose protein sequence is MRVKPTKKEYAGQEVTIIWQAHKCIHSERCWRNLPEVFRYGQRPWVDPDGAEGEKIRHQIEQCPSGALTYVGQEKGLSIEDGDLKAKVIPNGPIMVQGSIMFSHADGSSSIEKNPVLCRCGGSANKPFCDGTHKRIGFEG, encoded by the coding sequence ATGCGCGTGAAACCCACTAAGAAAGAATATGCCGGTCAGGAGGTGACTATCATCTGGCAGGCCCATAAATGCATACATTCCGAGCGCTGCTGGCGAAATTTACCCGAAGTATTTCGCTATGGGCAAAGACCCTGGGTAGATCCCGATGGAGCGGAAGGAGAAAAAATTCGCCATCAAATAGAGCAATGTCCCTCCGGAGCCCTCACTTATGTGGGTCAGGAGAAGGGCCTATCTATAGAAGATGGAGATTTGAAAGCCAAGGTTATTCCCAATGGCCCCATTATGGTACAAGGTAGCATTATGTTTAGCCATGCCGATGGCAGTAGTTCCATAGAAAAGAATCCCGTTTTATGTCGCTGTGGCGGATCAGCCAATAAGCCTTTCTGCGACGGCACGCATAAGCGAATCGGTTTTGAAGGATAA
- a CDS encoding efflux RND transporter periplasmic adaptor subunit codes for MRRIIGFGILALSILSACESEHSENHHSETVFTATTALRVDTALSKEYVSQIHSIRHIELRALERGYLQHIYVDEGDQVKEGQLLFRIMPNIYKAELEKAKAEAELARIEYENTKSLADRDVVSSAELAMAKARYTKAKAELSLAETHMSFTEIKAPFGGIIDRFHVREGSLIDEGELLSTLSDNSEMWVYFNVPEAEYLDYQERLKEEHILPVQLRMANDRIFQHEGKVSAIEADFDNETGNIPFRATFANPSGLLRHGETGNIIMQDKLESALIIPQKATFEILDKHYVFVIDEEHVVHLRELKVAHELEDLYLISGGLLEGEHILLEGLRKVRNGDHINFELKDPKAVWKELKLYAE; via the coding sequence ATGAGACGAATCATTGGCTTCGGAATCCTGGCCTTAAGCATTTTAAGTGCCTGCGAATCTGAGCATTCTGAAAACCACCATTCTGAAACTGTCTTTACTGCCACCACGGCATTGCGAGTAGACACCGCACTTTCCAAAGAATACGTAAGTCAAATTCACTCCATCCGCCACATCGAATTGCGGGCCCTCGAAAGAGGTTATCTGCAGCACATCTATGTGGATGAGGGTGATCAAGTAAAAGAAGGGCAATTGTTGTTTCGCATTATGCCTAATATCTACAAAGCCGAATTGGAGAAAGCCAAAGCAGAGGCCGAACTCGCGCGCATCGAATACGAGAATACCAAATCTCTGGCCGATCGCGACGTGGTTTCTTCGGCCGAATTAGCCATGGCCAAGGCCCGCTATACCAAAGCCAAAGCGGAGCTTTCATTGGCTGAAACACATATGTCATTCACCGAAATTAAAGCGCCTTTTGGTGGGATTATCGACCGCTTCCACGTTCGAGAAGGTAGCTTAATCGACGAAGGGGAATTGCTAAGCACCCTTTCCGATAACAGTGAAATGTGGGTATACTTTAATGTGCCTGAAGCCGAATATCTCGACTACCAGGAACGCCTGAAAGAAGAGCATATCTTGCCCGTTCAATTACGAATGGCTAATGATCGCATCTTCCAACATGAAGGAAAAGTAAGTGCCATTGAGGCTGACTTCGATAATGAGACTGGGAACATTCCCTTCCGGGCCACCTTCGCCAATCCCAGTGGATTGCTGCGCCACGGTGAAACCGGGAACATCATTATGCAAGACAAGCTCGAAAGCGCTTTGATTATTCCTCAAAAAGCCACCTTCGAAATTCTCGATAAACACTATGTTTTTGTGATCGACGAAGAGCATGTGGTACATCTGCGTGAGCTAAAAGTAGCACATGAGTTGGAAGACCTCTACCTCATTTCAGGTGGCTTGCTAGAAGGTGAGCACATCTTATTGGAAGGACTCCGAAAAGTGCGTAATGGCGATCATATCAACTTCGAATTGAAGGATCCCAAAGCGGTTTGGAAAGAATTGAAACTGTACGCCGAATAA
- a CDS encoding efflux RND transporter permease subunit, translating to MFKQFIRRPVLSISISLVIIFMGVLAIQSLPISQFPSIAPPRVNIFIAYPGASADVLVKSVLIPLEKSINGTPGMNYMTSDATSAGEATIQVVFDLGTDPNQAVVSVKNRIEQVTNRLPPLVQREGIIVSRSQPNMLMYVNLYSEDERADQKFLYNYASVNILPELKRLKGVGQAKILGSRQYAMRIWLKPDRMRAYNVSTEEIMEALSEQSVIGSPGRIGRSSGKTSQSLEYVLTYPGRYNEPEQYEDVIIRANAEGEILHLKDIAEVEFGSEFYDIYSNLDNRPSAAITLKQTYGSNASKVIEEVKEKLEELKIENFPPGMDYEISYDVSGFLDASIEKVLHTLGEAFVLVAFVVFLFLGDWRSTLIPTLAVPVSLIGTFIFMQAFGLTINLITLFALVLAIGIVVDDAIVVVEAVHAKMHDFPELNPFRAVKLVLNEISGAVIAITLLMAAVFVPVAFMSGPVGIFYRQFSITMATAIILSGVVALTLTPVLSAMILKNNHGKERKMNILERGLDAFNNAFDRLTGKYAALLKKIVNRRLVTFGMLLAFGVGIIGVSNILPAGFIPSEDQGMIYAIIQTPPGSTLERTNDVSRQLQEIAEEIDGIQSVSALAGYEVLTEGRGSNAGTCLINLKPWSARKQNVWEIIEELEVEAHKIPGATIEFFQPPAVPGYGAAGGFALRLLDKTNSGDYKAFEKVNDEFMAKLYERPELSGLFTFFAANYPQYELEIDNQAAMQKGVSIGKAMDNLGILIGSTYEQGFIRFGSFYKVYVQAAPEYRRLPEDLMKLYVKNDRDEMVPYSSFMKVKKTQGLNEITRFNMYTSSAINGAPADGYSSGEAIAAIQEVAKELPRGFDIDWIGLSRDEVKRGNEALYIFLVVLGFVYLVLAAQYESFILPLAVIFSLPAGVFGSFLLLKTLGLANDIYAQVGLVMLVGLLGKNAVLIVEFAVQKNQQGFSVLEAAIEGARVRFRPILMTSFAFIAGLIPLVMAHGPGAVGNRTIGASALGGMLFGTLFGVIIVPGLYYIFGSLAEGKSLIKDEDNRPYTESYAIETDESES from the coding sequence ATGTTTAAGCAATTCATTCGCCGACCAGTACTGTCGATCAGTATTTCGTTGGTAATCATATTCATGGGAGTGCTGGCCATCCAGTCCCTACCCATTTCTCAGTTCCCCTCCATTGCCCCTCCACGGGTAAATATCTTTATCGCTTATCCCGGTGCCAGTGCAGATGTATTGGTGAAGTCGGTACTTATTCCTCTGGAAAAGTCCATTAACGGTACACCGGGGATGAACTATATGACCTCCGATGCCACGTCGGCTGGTGAGGCCACCATTCAGGTAGTTTTTGATTTGGGCACCGACCCCAACCAGGCGGTAGTAAGTGTTAAAAACCGCATTGAGCAGGTTACCAACCGACTGCCGCCACTGGTGCAAAGGGAAGGTATTATCGTAAGTCGATCCCAACCTAACATGCTGATGTATGTGAACCTCTACAGTGAGGATGAAAGGGCTGATCAAAAATTCCTCTATAACTACGCCAGTGTAAACATCCTCCCCGAGCTGAAACGCTTGAAGGGGGTTGGGCAAGCTAAAATTCTCGGTAGCCGCCAATATGCCATGCGTATCTGGTTAAAACCGGATCGGATGCGAGCCTACAATGTGTCTACCGAAGAAATTATGGAGGCCCTATCGGAACAAAGCGTAATTGGCTCTCCCGGCCGGATTGGTCGAAGCTCAGGTAAAACTTCCCAATCCCTGGAATATGTACTTACCTACCCCGGGCGCTATAATGAGCCAGAGCAATATGAGGATGTAATTATCCGCGCCAATGCCGAGGGCGAAATCCTGCATTTAAAGGACATCGCCGAAGTTGAATTTGGTAGTGAGTTCTACGATATCTATTCCAATCTCGACAACCGCCCTTCTGCGGCTATTACCCTTAAACAAACCTATGGTAGTAATGCCTCTAAGGTTATTGAAGAGGTAAAAGAAAAACTGGAGGAACTCAAGATTGAAAACTTCCCTCCTGGAATGGATTATGAGATTAGCTACGACGTTTCAGGCTTCCTCGATGCCTCCATCGAAAAGGTGCTGCATACCCTGGGCGAAGCTTTCGTTCTGGTAGCTTTTGTGGTATTCCTCTTTCTGGGTGATTGGCGTTCTACCTTAATTCCCACTCTGGCGGTACCCGTATCGCTGATCGGTACCTTCATCTTTATGCAGGCTTTTGGCCTCACGATTAACCTCATCACCCTCTTTGCTTTGGTATTGGCCATTGGTATTGTGGTGGATGATGCAATCGTAGTGGTAGAAGCGGTGCACGCCAAAATGCACGACTTCCCGGAACTGAACCCCTTCCGAGCAGTAAAGCTGGTACTGAATGAGATTAGCGGTGCTGTAATCGCCATTACCCTATTGATGGCCGCGGTATTCGTACCGGTAGCCTTTATGTCGGGTCCGGTAGGTATTTTCTACCGCCAGTTCTCCATCACCATGGCCACGGCAATTATCCTCTCCGGGGTAGTAGCGCTTACCCTAACTCCGGTATTAAGTGCCATGATCTTGAAGAACAATCACGGTAAGGAGCGCAAGATGAATATTCTGGAACGCGGTCTGGATGCCTTTAATAATGCCTTCGATCGCCTTACCGGCAAATACGCTGCCCTACTGAAGAAGATTGTAAACCGTCGCTTGGTAACCTTCGGAATGTTATTGGCCTTCGGGGTAGGAATTATTGGTGTTAGCAATATTCTTCCGGCCGGATTTATCCCTAGTGAAGATCAGGGGATGATCTATGCGATTATCCAAACTCCTCCCGGATCTACATTGGAACGTACTAATGATGTTTCACGCCAATTGCAAGAGATCGCTGAGGAAATTGACGGAATTCAATCGGTTTCAGCTTTGGCCGGATATGAGGTACTTACCGAAGGTCGGGGTTCCAATGCCGGTACCTGTTTGATTAACCTTAAACCCTGGTCGGCCCGGAAACAAAACGTTTGGGAAATCATCGAAGAACTGGAGGTAGAAGCCCATAAAATTCCGGGTGCTACTATCGAATTCTTCCAACCTCCTGCTGTACCAGGCTATGGTGCCGCCGGTGGTTTTGCCCTGCGACTTTTAGATAAAACCAATAGTGGCGACTATAAAGCCTTTGAGAAGGTGAACGATGAGTTTATGGCCAAGCTTTATGAGCGGCCCGAGCTTAGCGGTCTCTTTACCTTCTTCGCCGCCAACTACCCACAATACGAATTGGAAATCGACAACCAGGCTGCCATGCAAAAAGGGGTATCCATCGGTAAGGCCATGGATAACCTGGGAATTTTAATTGGTAGTACCTACGAGCAAGGTTTCATTCGCTTTGGTAGTTTCTACAAGGTTTATGTGCAGGCGGCACCGGAATACCGTCGTTTGCCTGAAGACTTGATGAAGCTTTACGTGAAAAACGATCGAGATGAAATGGTGCCCTATTCTTCCTTTATGAAAGTGAAGAAAACTCAGGGTTTGAATGAGATCACCCGTTTCAATATGTATACCTCATCCGCCATTAACGGTGCTCCTGCCGATGGTTACAGTAGTGGTGAGGCCATTGCCGCCATTCAAGAAGTGGCTAAAGAGCTACCACGCGGATTTGATATCGACTGGATTGGTTTATCCCGCGATGAGGTAAAAAGGGGTAATGAAGCACTGTACATCTTCCTGGTGGTACTCGGTTTCGTGTACTTAGTACTGGCTGCTCAGTACGAGAGCTTTATCCTGCCATTAGCAGTAATCTTCTCTTTACCGGCCGGGGTGTTTGGCTCCTTCCTCTTACTTAAAACCTTAGGATTGGCCAATGATATCTACGCGCAGGTGGGATTGGTAATGCTGGTAGGTCTCTTGGGTAAAAACGCGGTTCTGATCGTAGAATTTGCGGTACAGAAAAACCAGCAAGGCTTTAGCGTATTAGAAGCGGCTATTGAAGGAGCGAGAGTTCGTTTCCGACCTATTCTTATGACCTCCTTTGCCTTTATCGCAGGTTTGATTCCTCTGGTTATGGCCCATGGACCTGGTGCTGTTGGTAACCGTACCATTGGTGCTTCGGCTCTGGGCGGTATGTTGTTCGGTACCCTCTTCGGGGTGATTATCGTACCGGGTCTCTACTACATATTTGGTAGTCTGGCCGAAGGTAAAAGCCTGATTAAGGATGAAGATAACCGTCCTTATACCGAGAGTTATGCGATTGAAACGGATGAATCAGAATCTTAA
- a CDS encoding TolC family protein has product MKNTAKRILVLSLPALLLFSCAPVHELKEENRTVPENFQAETDTLNSAQIAWREFFQDSNLVALIDTALKYNQEFNINLQEMARRNNEILARKGEYLPFAGVQAGAGVDKTARYTPLGANEATTDIAPGRAMPDPVPDLLFGATASWEIDIWHKLHDAKDAAVAEYMASIEGRHFMQTELIAEIASSYYELLALDNQLKILDRNIALQNNALEIVKLQKIASKVNELAVRRFEAQVLRTKSLRFGVLQQIRETENKLHFLLGSYPGPIRRSSEELLNIKPAEIHYGKPVDLLANRPDIREAERELEAAELQVKVARAQFYPSLDLSAGLGMQAFNASYLVTGPESMLYNLAGDLSAPLINRRALKASYANASATQIEMAYRYEMQLLQAYLEVSNQVSKITNLNESLKFQSLEVDALNESITISNDLFKSARADYMEVLMTQRDALESKFELIETKKEQLIAQVVLYQTLGGGWQ; this is encoded by the coding sequence ATGAAAAATACAGCAAAACGAATCCTAGTTCTCAGCTTACCGGCTCTACTGCTTTTTAGCTGTGCCCCCGTGCATGAGCTAAAAGAAGAGAACCGGACAGTACCTGAAAATTTTCAGGCTGAGACCGATACCCTGAACAGCGCCCAAATTGCCTGGCGCGAATTTTTCCAGGATAGCAATTTGGTAGCTCTGATTGATACCGCTTTAAAGTACAATCAGGAATTCAATATCAATCTCCAGGAAATGGCGCGCCGCAATAACGAAATCCTGGCCCGTAAGGGGGAATACCTTCCCTTTGCTGGCGTGCAGGCCGGAGCCGGAGTAGACAAAACCGCTCGTTATACCCCACTGGGGGCGAATGAGGCAACTACTGATATTGCTCCCGGACGTGCTATGCCGGATCCGGTGCCCGATTTACTTTTCGGGGCCACCGCCTCTTGGGAAATTGATATCTGGCACAAATTGCATGATGCAAAAGATGCCGCCGTGGCCGAATATATGGCTAGCATCGAAGGGCGTCACTTTATGCAAACTGAGCTTATCGCTGAAATCGCCTCTAGCTATTATGAGTTATTGGCATTGGATAATCAGCTTAAAATTCTGGATCGCAACATCGCCCTGCAGAATAATGCTCTGGAAATTGTGAAGCTTCAGAAAATCGCCTCCAAAGTGAATGAGTTGGCAGTACGCCGATTTGAAGCTCAGGTACTCCGCACTAAGAGCCTGCGCTTTGGCGTGCTTCAGCAAATTCGGGAAACCGAAAACAAATTGCACTTCCTCTTAGGTTCCTACCCCGGACCGATCCGACGTAGCTCTGAGGAACTCCTCAATATTAAGCCCGCCGAAATTCATTATGGTAAGCCGGTTGACTTATTAGCGAACCGTCCCGATATCCGAGAAGCAGAGAGAGAATTAGAAGCGGCTGAACTACAAGTGAAAGTAGCCAGAGCCCAATTCTATCCTTCCTTAGATCTGAGTGCAGGATTAGGCATGCAGGCTTTTAATGCCAGTTATCTGGTAACCGGTCCGGAGTCTATGCTCTACAATTTGGCTGGCGATTTAAGTGCCCCCCTTATAAACCGAAGAGCACTTAAGGCCTCCTACGCCAATGCATCGGCCACCCAAATTGAAATGGCTTATCGCTATGAAATGCAGTTGCTGCAAGCCTATCTCGAGGTTTCGAACCAGGTTTCGAAGATTACCAATCTCAATGAGAGCCTGAAATTCCAATCACTGGAAGTGGATGCCTTGAACGAATCCATTACCATTTCCAATGATTTGTTTAAATCGGCTCGCGCTGATTATATGGAGGTATTAATGACCCAACGCGATGCGCTGGAGTCCAAGTTTGAATTAATAGAAACGAAGAAAGAACAATTAATCGCTCAGGTGGTGCTATACCAAACCCTGGGTGGAGGATGGCAATAA
- a CDS encoding TonB-dependent receptor yields MKRLLLIVLMLSPILSFAQNVRGRISDAENRQPLAGVLVSNAEGQEVRSDIEGLFSLNCSAEIRISHPDFITQTVEIDDCNQFYEIALLASNEELPMVEVSAPRKASYQESQAVQNLDPRELQMGKGLFMDEAINTHVPGVNMWRRTVSGGQQFNIRGYGNGVGFRGASNNFNTQGTKVYLNGIPLTDAEGLTVLDDIDFASISAVNIQKGPAGSKYGFAIAGAINLSILPAKEGESYVQQSATIGDFGLQRYTTTIARGTENGSWLLNYGHQKADGYMEHTASRKDFVNLVGSFRISAKQRVETYFGYSDSYDERGGELTIAQFEAGDNTGNARYIKNNAHSKVERLRFGLSNHYQFNSHWNNQTTVFGSGASSTSSSAGGWNDEQPINFGLRSDFGSSFKLAEDYLLSGHTGIEIQFQRNHALSHSMIEDSLYPSGYNIVGPLKSNQFVRNQNQVYFSQWELQMPHDWSFEAGISLSSLSIDLENRMYQNGNDLDPRYQIDYKNYWSPHIALRKSFAKKWSLFASYNRSYKTPLSGNIIIGATGELNTDLVPESGSQIEIGAQGNLLNGRLNFQIAAFSTQFRNKMTSVAVPLDSVTTAYTYLINAGGQDNQGLEASLRYEIIGSKNRIFKHVQPWANVTANDFVYRDFYYEGVPRGASQAVTEVYDGQAVAGVSPLSYNAGIDVQGTAGWYTKLSLRHQGAMNITSDGANKTEAFDVLNLKAGYKIALAAGFNLHVFAGLNNMLSSRYYYMVFVNQLADAYLPAPDRLNSYGGIELRYNF; encoded by the coding sequence ATGAAACGATTATTATTAATTGTGTTGATGCTCAGTCCTATTTTGAGCTTCGCACAGAATGTCCGTGGCCGCATCAGCGACGCGGAAAATCGCCAGCCCCTAGCCGGAGTGCTGGTAAGCAATGCCGAAGGTCAAGAGGTACGCAGTGATATAGAAGGTCTCTTTAGCCTAAACTGCAGTGCTGAAATTCGCATCAGCCATCCTGACTTTATCACACAAACCGTAGAAATTGATGATTGCAATCAATTTTACGAAATAGCCCTTTTAGCCTCTAATGAAGAACTACCCATGGTAGAGGTTAGTGCGCCACGCAAGGCCAGCTATCAGGAAAGTCAGGCGGTGCAAAACCTCGATCCCCGTGAATTACAAATGGGCAAAGGCCTTTTTATGGACGAAGCCATTAATACCCATGTTCCAGGTGTTAATATGTGGCGTCGTACAGTATCCGGGGGCCAACAATTCAATATTCGAGGTTATGGAAATGGTGTTGGTTTCCGTGGTGCCAGCAATAACTTCAATACTCAGGGAACCAAGGTTTATTTAAATGGTATTCCCCTTACAGACGCAGAAGGTTTAACCGTTTTGGATGATATTGACTTCGCCAGCATCAGTGCGGTGAATATCCAAAAAGGACCGGCCGGCTCTAAATATGGTTTTGCCATTGCCGGAGCCATTAATCTGAGCATTCTTCCCGCCAAGGAAGGCGAAAGCTATGTACAGCAAAGTGCTACCATTGGTGACTTTGGTTTACAACGCTATACCACTACCATTGCCCGAGGTACCGAAAATGGCTCCTGGCTTTTAAACTATGGTCATCAAAAAGCGGATGGTTATATGGAGCATACTGCTTCTCGCAAGGACTTTGTGAATTTGGTTGGCTCCTTCCGAATTTCGGCAAAACAAAGAGTAGAAACTTATTTCGGATATAGCGATAGTTATGATGAAAGAGGTGGAGAACTCACCATCGCGCAGTTTGAAGCGGGAGACAATACCGGAAACGCCCGTTATATCAAGAATAACGCGCACAGCAAGGTAGAACGCCTTCGCTTCGGCCTTAGCAATCACTATCAATTCAACAGCCACTGGAATAACCAAACTACCGTATTTGGATCCGGAGCTAGCAGCACCTCGAGTTCTGCCGGTGGTTGGAATGATGAGCAGCCTATCAATTTCGGACTGCGCAGTGATTTTGGCAGCTCTTTTAAACTGGCCGAAGACTATCTGCTTTCCGGACATACCGGTATTGAAATTCAGTTTCAGCGCAACCATGCCTTAAGTCATAGTATGATTGAGGACAGCCTTTATCCCTCAGGCTATAATATCGTGGGACCATTAAAGAGCAACCAATTTGTTCGCAATCAAAATCAGGTGTACTTCAGTCAATGGGAATTGCAAATGCCCCATGACTGGTCTTTCGAAGCCGGCATCAGCTTAAGCTCCTTAAGCATTGACCTCGAAAATCGCATGTACCAAAATGGCAATGATTTGGATCCGCGCTATCAGATAGATTATAAAAATTACTGGTCGCCCCATATTGCTCTGCGTAAAAGCTTTGCTAAAAAATGGAGCCTCTTTGCCTCTTATAATCGTTCCTATAAAACACCCTTAAGCGGGAATATTATAATCGGCGCAACCGGTGAACTGAATACCGATCTGGTACCCGAAAGTGGCAGTCAAATTGAAATTGGCGCCCAGGGGAATTTGCTTAATGGCCGACTCAATTTCCAGATTGCAGCCTTTAGTACCCAATTCCGTAATAAGATGACCTCTGTTGCAGTACCATTGGATAGTGTTACCACCGCGTATACTTATTTGATTAATGCTGGTGGGCAGGATAATCAAGGACTGGAAGCCAGCCTGCGCTATGAGATAATCGGCTCTAAAAACCGCATCTTTAAGCATGTACAGCCCTGGGCCAATGTTACCGCCAATGATTTCGTTTACCGCGATTTCTATTATGAAGGGGTACCCCGTGGTGCCAGTCAGGCAGTGACCGAAGTATACGATGGTCAGGCAGTAGCCGGCGTAAGTCCCTTAAGTTATAATGCGGGGATTGACGTTCAAGGTACTGCCGGTTGGTATACCAAACTAAGTCTTCGCCATCAAGGTGCTATGAATATTACTTCGGATGGCGCCAATAAAACTGAGGCTTTTGATGTGCTCAATTTAAAGGCGGGCTATAAGATTGCCTTAGCAGCAGGCTTTAATCTGCATGTCTTTGCGGGCTTAAATAATATGCTCAGCAGCCGCTATTACTATATGGTTTTTGTAAACCAATTAGCGGATGCCTACTTACCCGCTCCGGATCGCTTAAACAGCTATGGAGGGATTGAGTTACGCTACAATTTCTAA